One Phycisphaerae bacterium RAS2 DNA window includes the following coding sequences:
- the hao1 gene encoding Hydroxylamine oxidoreductase precursor codes for MSLNMKRIIVFVLGVALCAALIMVAETESRRHLSPHKMPMSTVLALTPESSRNCVDCHAQSSPAIIEHWKGSTHAHKGVGCVECHQAEKGDADGFDHYGVHVATVVSPRDCARCHVKESEEFARSHHSKGGNILASLDNILAETAEGMRGFFNPHSPTPGMEITQVNGMASATLGCRQCHGGKVGLVTKDGGMVTVDDLMPGPNGKPTNTVVLANLVRNEEGKPRYHPDTWPNTGIGRINLDGSLGSCSACHSRHDFSPRRARQPESCGKCHMGPDHPQKEIYEESKHGIAFRDLKDQMNLDSESWILGKDYSAAPTCATCHMSGNTKNGGRITHDPGERISWTNRPPISLVMDVDKDHKIVTETDPAKRTALTVDTAEQKRNRMKDVCLHCHTPDYVNGFYKQYDDLVVLFNEKFAKAGKKVITAFYEQGLLTKLDFDEEIEWTWYLLWHHEGRRARMGASMMGPDYTHWHGMFEVAERFYVEFVPQAEHLIAKAAAEGKQKEADAVNAVLQEILSRPEHAWKSYPNPLTSKSRSGH; via the coding sequence ATGTCCCTGAATATGAAGCGCATCATCGTATTTGTCCTCGGCGTCGCGCTGTGTGCCGCCCTCATCATGGTTGCCGAGACTGAATCACGCAGGCATCTGTCACCGCACAAGATGCCGATGTCGACCGTTCTCGCGCTCACGCCCGAGTCCAGCCGCAACTGCGTCGACTGCCACGCACAATCGTCCCCGGCTATCATTGAACACTGGAAGGGCAGCACCCACGCACACAAGGGCGTGGGATGTGTCGAGTGTCATCAGGCCGAAAAGGGCGACGCCGACGGGTTCGATCATTACGGTGTCCACGTTGCGACGGTTGTCTCACCTCGCGATTGTGCCCGTTGCCATGTCAAGGAGTCCGAGGAGTTCGCTCGCAGCCACCACTCCAAGGGCGGAAACATCCTCGCTTCGCTCGACAACATTCTCGCCGAAACGGCTGAAGGCATGCGCGGGTTTTTCAATCCCCATTCGCCCACGCCCGGCATGGAGATCACCCAGGTCAACGGCATGGCCAGTGCCACACTCGGCTGCCGACAGTGCCACGGCGGCAAAGTCGGCCTGGTGACCAAAGACGGCGGCATGGTCACCGTGGACGATCTCATGCCCGGGCCGAACGGCAAACCAACCAACACGGTTGTTCTGGCGAACCTCGTCCGGAACGAAGAGGGCAAGCCGCGCTACCACCCCGACACCTGGCCGAACACAGGCATCGGGCGCATCAACCTCGACGGCTCGCTGGGTTCGTGCTCGGCCTGTCACAGTCGGCACGATTTCTCCCCAAGGCGGGCGCGGCAGCCGGAAAGCTGCGGCAAGTGCCACATGGGGCCGGACCACCCGCAAAAGGAAATCTACGAGGAATCCAAGCACGGTATCGCCTTCCGCGATCTGAAGGACCAAATGAATCTCGATTCCGAATCCTGGATTCTCGGCAAGGACTATTCCGCCGCGCCGACCTGCGCCACGTGCCACATGTCCGGCAACACCAAGAACGGCGGCCGCATCACGCACGATCCCGGCGAGCGCATCAGTTGGACCAATCGCCCGCCGATCAGCCTCGTCATGGACGTCGACAAGGACCACAAGATCGTGACGGAGACCGACCCGGCGAAGCGCACGGCACTGACCGTCGACACGGCCGAGCAGAAGCGCAACCGGATGAAGGACGTCTGCCTGCATTGCCATACGCCCGACTATGTGAACGGGTTCTACAAGCAATACGACGACCTCGTCGTGCTCTTCAATGAGAAGTTCGCCAAGGCCGGAAAGAAAGTGATCACGGCCTTCTACGAGCAGGGTCTGCTCACGAAGCTGGACTTCGACGAAGAGATTGAATGGACGTGGTACCTGCTCTGGCACCATGAAGGCCGGCGCGCGCGAATGGGCGCCTCGATGATGGGGCCGGACTACACGCACTGGCACGGGATGTTCGAAGTGGCCGAGCGGTTCTACGTCGAATTCGTGCCGCAAGCCGAGCACCTGATCGCCAAGGCAGCCGCGGAAGGCAAGCAGAAGGAAGCCGATGCGGTGAACGCCGTGCTCCAGGAGATCTTAAGCCGGCCGGAACATGCATGGAAGTCGTATCCGAATCCGCTGACGTCCAAGAGTCGGTCAGGCCATTGA
- the petB_1 gene encoding Cytochrome b6, with amino-acid sequence MAHDPVAGERHVRAAGGRLWQLLPVDWGKVQEVTNEPVPGHIKRWWFALGGTPAYLFLIQITTGILLSFYYVPSPDHAYDSVKAITYAVPYGWFIRSIHKWAANLMVVTVLLHMCRVFFSCGFRHPRQINWVIGCGLLLCTLSLGFTGYSLIQEQLSYWGITVASELVANVPLIGPALATFMRGGEEIGPNTLTRMYNLHVGILPVVTIILIGLHVAVLRLHGVSDLSFSDPRMRSTEHVTLARNLVGVKLMALLAAVGALACLYMAAFRAAPLTLVAYDLSAESARLLWMVSGVLVATASVLLFRGHTYGLLLWLAMSILAIGKLVFDLTHREALVPAGWVALSVVLAVTTVYGISRQDRFIEGKGEDKPFNFFPDHIITELLIGTLLLFLLTLMTLVFPSGLGEKANPLVTPDHIKPEWYFFFQFRMLKLTGLNTAVILSGLLVGMIVLWPWIDALLERIAPKKDLGIYVGILAFVTFLTFTVWESLV; translated from the coding sequence ATGGCGCATGATCCCGTTGCAGGGGAGCGGCACGTTCGCGCGGCCGGCGGTCGACTTTGGCAACTGCTGCCCGTCGACTGGGGCAAGGTGCAGGAAGTCACCAACGAGCCGGTTCCCGGGCACATCAAGCGATGGTGGTTCGCGCTGGGGGGCACGCCGGCTTACTTGTTTCTCATTCAAATCACCACAGGCATCCTTCTGTCGTTTTACTACGTTCCGTCACCCGATCACGCTTACGACAGCGTCAAGGCCATCACGTACGCCGTGCCCTACGGCTGGTTCATTCGCAGCATCCACAAATGGGCCGCGAACCTGATGGTGGTCACCGTCCTGCTGCACATGTGCCGCGTGTTTTTTTCCTGTGGGTTTCGGCACCCGCGACAGATAAACTGGGTCATCGGCTGCGGCCTGCTGCTTTGCACGCTATCGCTGGGCTTCACCGGCTATTCGCTCATTCAGGAGCAGCTTAGCTACTGGGGCATCACCGTCGCTTCCGAACTGGTCGCCAACGTTCCGCTGATCGGCCCGGCCCTCGCGACGTTCATGCGCGGCGGCGAGGAAATCGGCCCGAACACGCTCACGCGCATGTACAACCTGCACGTGGGCATCCTGCCGGTCGTCACGATCATTCTCATCGGGCTGCACGTCGCCGTGCTGCGGTTGCACGGTGTTTCTGACTTGTCTTTCAGTGATCCGCGCATGCGTTCCACCGAGCATGTCACGCTTGCGCGGAACCTGGTGGGCGTCAAACTCATGGCCCTCCTGGCCGCCGTGGGCGCGTTGGCCTGCCTGTACATGGCCGCTTTTCGCGCCGCGCCGCTCACCCTCGTCGCGTACGACCTTAGTGCCGAAAGCGCCAGGCTCTTGTGGATGGTCAGCGGCGTACTCGTGGCGACCGCCTCCGTACTGCTGTTCCGCGGACACACTTACGGCCTGCTGCTTTGGCTGGCGATGAGCATCCTCGCCATCGGTAAGCTCGTGTTCGACCTCACGCATCGGGAGGCGCTAGTTCCCGCGGGCTGGGTGGCGTTGTCCGTCGTCCTTGCCGTAACGACGGTCTACGGTATCAGCCGCCAGGACCGCTTCATCGAGGGCAAGGGCGAGGACAAGCCGTTCAACTTCTTTCCCGACCACATCATCACGGAGCTGCTCATCGGCACGCTGCTGTTGTTCCTGCTCACGCTGATGACACTCGTCTTTCCTTCGGGACTCGGCGAAAAAGCGAATCCGCTGGTGACGCCCGATCACATCAAGCCCGAGTGGTATTTCTTCTTCCAGTTCCGGATGCTGAAACTGACCGGTCTGAATACGGCCGTCATTCTTTCGGGTCTGCTCGTCGGGATGATCGTGTTGTGGCCCTGGATCGATGCGCTTCTGGAGCGCATCGCCCCGAAGAAGGACCTGGGCATTTACGTGGGCATCCTTGCTTTTGTGACCTTTCTGACTTTCACGGTCTGGGAATCGCTGGTGTGA
- the petC_1 gene encoding Cytochrome b6-f complex iron-sulfur subunit codes for MAYETEICEGTTRRGLISWLLMGVGVIAGYGAGALHFFQYLVPLRREGRRREMFIGTLDDLPVGMTRTVRDSRGQEIIVARITENPDEPVKDFRALSTKCPHLGCKVHWEAGADRFRCPCHEGIFDKNGVAVSGPPAQEKKNLIEYDVRVDAKTRWVYVMVAEESPYGA; via the coding sequence ATGGCGTACGAGACCGAAATCTGCGAAGGCACGACGCGACGGGGATTGATCTCGTGGCTCCTGATGGGAGTCGGGGTGATTGCCGGCTACGGCGCGGGGGCGTTGCATTTCTTCCAATACCTCGTGCCGCTGCGACGCGAAGGACGTCGGCGCGAGATGTTCATCGGCACGCTGGATGATCTCCCGGTGGGCATGACGCGCACAGTGCGCGATTCCCGCGGGCAGGAAATCATCGTCGCGCGGATCACCGAGAATCCGGACGAACCGGTGAAGGATTTTCGCGCGTTGTCCACCAAGTGCCCCCACCTGGGTTGCAAAGTGCACTGGGAGGCCGGCGCCGATCGCTTTCGTTGCCCCTGCCACGAAGGGATCTTCGACAAGAACGGCGTCGCCGTGTCCGGCCCGCCGGCGCAGGAGAAGAAGAATCTCATCGAATACGACGTGCGCGTCGATGCGAAGACCCGATGGGTCTATGTGATGGTCGCGGAGGAATCGCCCTATGGCGCATGA
- the yccM_1 gene encoding Putative electron transport protein YccM codes for MVKKSVATRRHAAAPRRRDYSRRRAICLAAVYLLFLLHLIHWKLAGRTLAPLELNEVMYTLELGIVTAGFVFMAVVMIATVFFGRFFCSWGCHILALEDLAAWLLSKVRICPKPIRSRLLKWVPLAAMLYMFAWPQVQRWLERRPMPALHLRTDEQGWASFLTSDFWRNLPGPGVTLLTFLVCGFVIVYMLGSRGFCIYACPYGAIFRIADRFAPGRITARGDCSQCGQCTAVCQSHVLVHRELAAFGRVTDPACLKDLDCIAACPEGRIAYGLAKPAILTIGGAARVARPPYDFTWVEELVMASVILLALLIFRGLYDLVPFLLTLATGCVLAYWTVLVGRAFRRRDLRLNRWQIKAHGKLTTGGRVFAAVSTMLLALSVHSGFIRYHAFQGNRLFESVVQDRAVAYGAMPSTSLLAAIGHFEACERWGLFHPVEQQRRLADLHGSSGQALAEQGRLTEAASHLARAVQVYPWNAQSQYNYGVILATLGRKREAVGAYRRAIEYAPSDADAHNNLGLLLAEAGDLAGAEHHLNRAIQLRPVFAAARFNLGRVYLALGRLDAARKLLEAAAHQDATYASHVREMLKGAE; via the coding sequence ATGGTCAAGAAGTCTGTTGCGACCCGCCGTCACGCCGCCGCGCCCCGCCGGCGCGATTACTCCCGCCGGCGCGCGATCTGTCTCGCGGCAGTCTATCTCCTCTTCCTTTTGCACCTGATTCACTGGAAACTGGCCGGCCGCACTCTCGCCCCGCTTGAACTCAACGAGGTCATGTATACGCTCGAACTGGGGATCGTGACCGCGGGTTTCGTCTTCATGGCCGTTGTCATGATCGCGACAGTTTTCTTCGGGCGGTTCTTCTGCTCCTGGGGCTGCCACATCCTCGCGCTGGAAGACCTCGCCGCCTGGTTGCTGTCGAAGGTTCGCATTTGTCCCAAGCCGATTCGATCGCGCCTGCTGAAGTGGGTACCGCTCGCCGCGATGCTGTATATGTTCGCCTGGCCCCAGGTCCAGCGCTGGCTCGAACGGCGACCGATGCCCGCCCTGCACCTTCGCACCGATGAACAAGGCTGGGCCTCCTTCCTGACCTCCGACTTCTGGCGAAATCTCCCCGGCCCCGGCGTCACGCTCCTGACGTTCCTTGTGTGCGGGTTCGTGATCGTCTACATGCTCGGTTCACGCGGCTTCTGCATCTATGCCTGCCCCTACGGTGCCATCTTTCGCATCGCCGATCGGTTTGCCCCGGGCCGAATCACCGCTCGCGGTGACTGTTCGCAGTGCGGCCAATGCACCGCCGTGTGTCAGTCGCATGTGCTGGTTCATCGCGAGCTGGCCGCGTTCGGCCGCGTCACCGATCCAGCCTGCCTGAAGGACCTCGACTGCATCGCCGCCTGCCCCGAGGGCCGCATTGCGTACGGATTGGCCAAACCGGCGATTCTGACGATCGGCGGCGCGGCGCGCGTCGCGCGACCACCGTACGATTTCACGTGGGTCGAGGAACTCGTGATGGCGAGTGTCATATTACTAGCACTCCTCATCTTCCGAGGGCTGTATGACCTCGTGCCGTTCCTCCTCACGCTGGCCACCGGCTGCGTCCTGGCTTACTGGACCGTTCTCGTCGGCCGAGCCTTCCGCCGGCGCGATCTGCGATTGAACCGCTGGCAGATCAAGGCCCACGGCAAGCTGACGACCGGCGGCCGGGTGTTTGCGGCCGTCAGCACCATGCTCTTGGCCCTGTCAGTGCATAGCGGGTTCATTCGCTATCACGCATTTCAGGGCAATCGTCTCTTCGAGTCGGTTGTTCAGGACCGCGCGGTCGCGTACGGAGCAATGCCATCCACGTCGCTCCTGGCCGCCATCGGTCATTTCGAGGCTTGCGAACGGTGGGGGTTGTTTCATCCGGTCGAGCAGCAGCGCCGCTTGGCGGACCTGCACGGTTCGTCGGGCCAGGCGCTGGCGGAGCAGGGGCGGTTGACCGAAGCGGCGTCGCATCTTGCGCGGGCGGTTCAGGTCTACCCATGGAACGCCCAATCCCAATACAACTACGGCGTGATACTCGCAACGCTCGGCCGAAAGCGCGAGGCGGTGGGCGCTTACCGCCGGGCGATTGAGTACGCACCATCCGATGCGGACGCGCACAACAACCTGGGACTGCTGCTTGCGGAAGCCGGCGACCTTGCTGGGGCGGAGCACCATCTCAACCGTGCGATCCAGCTGCGCCCCGTGTTCGCGGCGGCGCGGTTCAATCTGGGGCGCGTGTATCTGGCACTTGGTCGGTTGGACGCGGCGCGCAAATTGCTGGAAGCCGCTGCCCATCAGGATGCGACCTATGCGTCGCATGTTCGCGAGATGCTGAAAGGGGCAGAATGA
- a CDS encoding NnrS protein: protein MTSLQSPHVIQPGQMLPDVLRAYPHLRPVFDQYSLRGCGGANGPAESIAYFAQAHGVNIEQLLHELNRGLRDPSSIPAGGQTNDDSLDHLADTIYRRFFKAGVAVILSAGAVWGAVLLLRIGLGRSFTAISIHDINAHGHAQIFGWVGLFVMGFAYQAFPRMRHTSLWRPDLANFSFYLMVFGVMARAVGEPLHEWPLMRELAVSASFAEIAAIAMFITVLLRTFQRSRKPYATHDAYILAALAFFFVQAIYDLALMYATTTAPSRAELLRIIATYQAPLRDLQIHGFALLIILGVGVRMFPALFGFAAPSRALVRSALCVLIAAVLGEAGCFLLMRRSGNYAWAMPMYASMLALAGASIALTFRWGLLAHPAAPDRSSKFVRAAVAWLHTSMILLILAPLYMRTVLPGTQNLSDSGQHAAAIGFSHAYYGAVRHAITVGFISLVILGMAAKVVPTLNGIDIRRLSSLWVPFALINVGCFMRVAFQIATDFGEWAFPVAGISGLLEVSGIAVWGLHLWRIMNGWKPAEQDSAERPRWITADDKIGQIVEWYPQTLPLLIGRGFAPLANPVMRRTMAKAVSVRMAAAHHQLDLEDLLVELNTAVGAGASAAASSSRAVSLPVLQHA, encoded by the coding sequence GTGACGTCCCTCCAATCGCCCCATGTCATCCAACCCGGCCAGATGTTGCCTGACGTTTTGCGCGCCTACCCCCATTTAAGGCCCGTGTTCGATCAATACAGCCTGCGAGGCTGCGGCGGCGCGAACGGACCGGCTGAGTCGATTGCCTATTTCGCCCAGGCGCACGGCGTGAATATCGAGCAGCTCCTTCACGAACTGAATCGCGGCCTCCGAGATCCGTCCTCGATCCCTGCCGGCGGCCAGACCAATGATGACTCGCTTGACCACCTGGCCGACACCATCTACCGGCGCTTCTTCAAAGCGGGCGTCGCGGTCATCCTGTCCGCCGGTGCCGTGTGGGGTGCTGTCCTGCTCCTGCGCATCGGCCTGGGCCGATCATTCACCGCGATCTCGATCCACGATATCAACGCGCACGGGCATGCGCAGATCTTTGGCTGGGTCGGTCTGTTCGTGATGGGCTTCGCCTATCAGGCGTTCCCGCGCATGCGGCACACCAGCCTGTGGCGGCCGGACCTTGCCAACTTCAGCTTTTATCTGATGGTCTTCGGGGTCATGGCGCGCGCGGTCGGTGAGCCGCTTCATGAATGGCCCCTTATGCGTGAACTGGCGGTCTCCGCGAGCTTCGCCGAAATCGCCGCCATCGCGATGTTCATCACCGTTCTGCTGCGCACCTTTCAACGGAGCCGCAAGCCATATGCCACACACGACGCCTACATCCTCGCCGCGCTGGCCTTCTTTTTCGTTCAGGCGATTTACGACCTCGCCCTCATGTACGCCACCACGACCGCGCCGAGTCGTGCCGAGCTTTTGCGCATTATTGCGACCTACCAGGCGCCCCTTCGCGATCTGCAGATCCACGGCTTTGCACTGCTGATCATCCTCGGCGTCGGCGTTCGAATGTTCCCCGCTCTCTTCGGATTCGCTGCCCCAAGTCGGGCGCTGGTTCGCAGCGCGCTGTGCGTCCTCATCGCCGCCGTACTCGGCGAAGCCGGCTGCTTCCTGCTTATGCGACGATCCGGGAACTACGCGTGGGCCATGCCGATGTATGCCTCAATGCTGGCCCTCGCCGGCGCCAGCATCGCGCTCACCTTCCGATGGGGACTGCTGGCTCATCCGGCCGCGCCCGATCGCAGTTCAAAATTCGTCCGCGCAGCCGTCGCCTGGCTGCATACCTCCATGATCCTTCTCATTCTCGCCCCGCTTTACATGCGAACCGTCCTGCCGGGCACGCAGAACCTGTCCGACAGCGGGCAGCACGCCGCCGCGATCGGTTTCTCCCACGCCTATTACGGCGCGGTTCGCCATGCCATCACCGTTGGATTCATCAGCCTGGTGATTCTCGGCATGGCTGCCAAGGTCGTGCCGACCCTGAACGGCATCGATATTCGACGTCTATCGTCATTGTGGGTCCCGTTCGCACTCATCAACGTCGGTTGTTTCATGCGGGTTGCGTTTCAGATCGCAACCGATTTCGGAGAATGGGCATTTCCCGTCGCCGGGATCAGCGGCTTGCTGGAAGTATCGGGCATCGCCGTCTGGGGCCTGCATCTGTGGCGGATCATGAACGGCTGGAAGCCGGCCGAGCAGGATTCCGCCGAGCGTCCGCGTTGGATTACGGCCGACGACAAGATCGGCCAGATTGTGGAGTGGTATCCCCAGACGCTTCCGCTTTTGATCGGAAGGGGATTCGCTCCCCTGGCCAATCCGGTGATGCGAAGAACAATGGCGAAGGCTGTATCCGTCCGCATGGCGGCCGCGCACCACCAGTTGGATCTGGAAGACCTGCTGGTGGAATTGAACACTGCCGTCGGCGCGGGTGCGAGTGCGGCTGCGAGTTCCTCGCGCGCGGTGTCCTTACCGGTGCTGCAACATGCCTGA
- the bsmA gene encoding Glycine/sarcosine N-methyltransferase, with product MPDASRTTRIDDLADVYDRLIDWPRRLAREAPFFRSWFESIGARRVLDLGCGTGHHAAMFHSWGMEVVGADVSATMLARCRQHHGEGERLRWVERSFLQPLQVEKPFDAVVCVGNSLALVEDGEALTYALGSMATAMRPGGLGIIQVLNLRSLVRGPIHWQKVLCSGHSGAPTILLKGVHRCGDRGYVSVVELTMGADGLTKRTHSADFLDVSQAKVTGAIRALGGEVAGVWGGYGQEPFEEAVSSDLVFVWRR from the coding sequence ATGCCTGATGCATCGCGCACAACTCGAATCGACGATCTGGCTGATGTTTACGATCGACTGATCGACTGGCCCCGCCGGCTGGCGCGAGAGGCGCCGTTTTTCCGCTCCTGGTTTGAGTCGATCGGCGCGCGGCGCGTACTGGATTTGGGCTGTGGGACGGGTCATCACGCGGCGATGTTTCATTCGTGGGGCATGGAGGTCGTGGGGGCGGACGTAAGCGCCACCATGCTGGCGCGGTGCCGGCAACATCATGGCGAAGGCGAGCGACTGCGCTGGGTGGAGCGATCGTTCTTGCAGCCGCTTCAAGTCGAAAAACCGTTCGATGCGGTCGTGTGCGTAGGCAATTCGCTGGCGCTGGTCGAAGACGGCGAGGCGTTGACCTACGCTTTGGGATCGATGGCAACCGCGATGCGGCCGGGCGGGCTGGGGATAATTCAGGTGCTGAATCTGCGGTCACTGGTGCGCGGACCGATCCACTGGCAAAAGGTGCTTTGCAGCGGGCACTCGGGCGCCCCCACGATCTTGCTGAAAGGCGTTCACCGTTGCGGTGATCGCGGCTACGTGAGCGTCGTGGAATTGACGATGGGCGCCGATGGCCTGACAAAGCGTACACACTCGGCGGATTTCCTGGACGTTTCACAGGCGAAGGTGACCGGAGCCATTCGGGCGCTCGGCGGCGAGGTCGCTGGCGTGTGGGGCGGCTACGGGCAGGAGCCGTTTGAGGAGGCCGTCAGTTCGGACCTCGTATTCGTGTGGCGAAGGTGA
- the iscR gene encoding HTH-type transcriptional regulator IscR, translating to MLSMTAQYALRAFVFIAKHGAEHPVLAKDIAARTGVPLHYLSRILRDAVRAGLLDSARGVGGGFRLTRPAHRIKLMDVLSAFDDVLDRSRCPFGQPRCNDQMPCGFHEFWKPISVAYRTMLEKTTLGEIDEAGLSGGRRRLTP from the coding sequence ATGCTTTCGATGACCGCCCAGTATGCCCTTCGCGCGTTCGTGTTTATCGCGAAACACGGTGCCGAGCACCCGGTGCTGGCGAAGGACATCGCGGCCCGCACCGGCGTGCCGCTGCATTACCTCTCGCGAATACTCCGTGATGCGGTCCGGGCCGGGCTGCTCGATTCGGCACGGGGCGTCGGCGGCGGGTTCCGCCTCACCCGACCGGCCCATCGGATCAAACTCATGGACGTTCTTTCAGCGTTTGATGACGTGCTGGATCGTTCGCGCTGCCCGTTCGGCCAGCCAAGATGCAACGACCAGATGCCATGCGGCTTTCATGAGTTCTGGAAGCCCATTTCGGTTGCTTACCGCACGATGCTGGAGAAGACGACCCTGGGCGAGATTGACGAGGCGGGCTTGAGCGGTGGCCGGCGGCGGCTGACCCCGTAA
- the ddhC gene encoding Dimethylsulfide dehydrogenase subunit gamma precursor, which produces MLTFTTRSRFFPAIWAATILGMFSYCASQVVRAPRPVDVTASVNPTDRPSAANESRSAASDPSPGANATPDTTALSPEAARGMALFAKHCVICHGEAGDGMGKFAYLMNPRPRNLKLGKFKLTTTQNLIPSDQDLLRTIVRGMPGSAMPPWGHLPSADLKALVAYVRHIHVTGVHAELDAGVADGSLEKDEVQDLLVQRTQPGPAVVIPPEPAFDDLRWFNGRRVYLEACASCHGADGRPLPEAVKFDDEGYPAPPRSFVDGIFKGSMEGPDLYCRIVKGMRGTPMPASEGNFTDEEVWDLIHYVQSLAREGSQGRAQLRQSTITAPRVSGPLPASPKDAGWNQARPVYVGLTPLWWTEARVEGLVVQALHNDEELALRLTWLDPTPDARAVKTEEFRDAVAIQFSMSSDPPFYMGDATQHGGVNIWMWKADREKNIAEGYQDVDAAFPQRAVDMYDECPIRAKDMSLVDWPHGSITEHNPTYITAWGAGNLVSDPTLKTPVECLVARGPGTLAGKPANVQAVQGQALYERGVWMVQLRRTLELPCNHGDAAEPDERVFRAGDYLPVSFAIWDGNAGDRDGKKNISIWQRLVIE; this is translated from the coding sequence ATGTTGACCTTCACCACGCGAAGCAGGTTCTTTCCGGCCATCTGGGCCGCCACGATCCTCGGCATGTTTTCCTACTGCGCCTCGCAGGTCGTTCGCGCGCCCAGACCGGTCGACGTGACAGCGAGCGTCAACCCGACGGACCGGCCGAGCGCCGCAAACGAGTCGCGCAGCGCGGCGTCCGATCCATCGCCCGGTGCGAACGCCACTCCTGACACCACGGCGCTCTCACCTGAAGCGGCGCGGGGGATGGCGCTGTTTGCCAAGCACTGCGTGATTTGTCATGGCGAGGCCGGCGACGGCATGGGCAAATTCGCGTACCTCATGAATCCGCGGCCAAGAAACCTCAAGCTCGGCAAGTTCAAGCTCACAACGACGCAGAACCTGATCCCGTCCGATCAGGATCTGCTTCGTACCATCGTACGCGGCATGCCCGGATCTGCCATGCCGCCGTGGGGGCATCTGCCCAGCGCCGACCTGAAGGCCCTGGTGGCCTACGTGCGGCACATTCATGTCACGGGGGTTCACGCGGAATTGGACGCGGGCGTGGCGGACGGCTCGCTCGAAAAAGACGAAGTGCAGGATCTGCTGGTGCAGCGCACGCAGCCTGGTCCGGCGGTCGTCATCCCGCCGGAACCGGCCTTTGATGACCTTCGCTGGTTCAACGGTCGCCGCGTCTACCTCGAAGCATGCGCCTCGTGTCATGGCGCCGACGGACGACCACTCCCCGAAGCGGTGAAATTCGATGACGAAGGCTACCCGGCGCCGCCCCGGTCGTTTGTTGACGGGATCTTCAAGGGCAGCATGGAAGGGCCGGACTTGTACTGCCGGATCGTGAAGGGGATGCGCGGCACGCCGATGCCGGCGTCGGAGGGCAATTTCACTGACGAAGAGGTTTGGGATCTCATTCACTACGTTCAGTCGCTGGCGCGCGAAGGTTCGCAGGGCCGCGCCCAGCTTCGCCAAAGCACCATCACCGCGCCGCGCGTGTCCGGTCCGTTGCCCGCGAGCCCGAAGGATGCCGGATGGAACCAGGCGCGCCCGGTGTACGTCGGCCTGACGCCGTTGTGGTGGACCGAGGCGCGGGTCGAGGGGCTGGTTGTGCAGGCCCTGCACAACGACGAAGAGCTGGCGCTGCGCCTGACCTGGCTGGATCCGACGCCTGATGCCCGGGCCGTGAAGACCGAGGAGTTCCGTGACGCCGTTGCGATTCAGTTCTCGATGTCCAGTGATCCCCCTTTCTACATGGGCGATGCCACGCAGCATGGCGGCGTGAACATCTGGATGTGGAAGGCCGATCGCGAGAAGAACATCGCCGAGGGCTATCAGGACGTGGATGCTGCGTTCCCGCAGCGCGCCGTCGACATGTACGACGAGTGCCCCATTCGTGCCAAGGATATGTCGCTCGTGGACTGGCCGCACGGGAGCATCACCGAACACAATCCGACGTACATTACGGCATGGGGCGCGGGGAATCTCGTGTCCGACCCGACGCTGAAGACACCCGTGGAATGCCTCGTGGCGCGCGGCCCGGGGACGCTGGCGGGCAAGCCGGCCAACGTGCAGGCGGTGCAGGGCCAGGCGTTGTACGAGCGCGGCGTGTGGATGGTGCAGTTACGGCGCACGCTGGAGCTGCCCTGCAACCACGGCGACGCCGCGGAGCCGGATGAGCGCGTCTTCCGCGCCGGCGATTATCTGCCGGTTTCGTTCGCCATCTGGGACGGCAACGCCGGCGACCGCGACGGCAAGAAGAACATCAGCATCTGGCAGCGACTGGTCATTGAATGA